A section of the Methanosarcina mazei S-6 genome encodes:
- a CDS encoding iron ABC transporter substrate-binding protein, producing MKTISSVKFKKIIFIGMLILTLIASSGCTGESSPAENAEHENPAEDAGTATGTDELTESAEKTVTDGFGRTVTIPGNVESVVCSGAGSLRYLVYLQSQDLVVGVDSLEKQEAEIEGRPYALANPQLKDYPLIGEFRGKDDPEKVIDIGPQLVLKAGTTGQAPAANAAEADSLQEKTGVPVISFPYGSLNNDERKAEMYSSLRIMGEAVGKEERAEEVIAYIDATMEDLEKRTADIPESERKNVYVGGVSSAGAHGIISTEPAYAPFLWVNANNVAAGMGADHADIAKEALVDWDPEYIFIDTGTLQLGNEGAIGELKTDSSLTGLSAVKNGNVYGVIPYNFYSTNYESVLANAYFVGKVLYPDRFEDIDPEAKADEIYTFFVGKPVFSDLNGQYNDTGFKQIPL from the coding sequence ATGAAAACTATTTCCAGTGTTAAATTTAAAAAAATTATTTTTATAGGAATGCTCATCCTCACCCTTATCGCAAGCTCAGGGTGTACGGGTGAGTCCAGCCCTGCTGAAAACGCGGAACACGAAAACCCGGCTGAAGATGCTGGAACCGCAACAGGTACCGATGAATTAACGGAGTCTGCCGAAAAAACAGTAACTGATGGGTTCGGCAGGACCGTCACCATACCCGGAAACGTAGAAAGCGTGGTCTGCTCAGGGGCAGGCTCCCTGCGTTATCTTGTATATCTCCAATCTCAGGACCTGGTGGTCGGAGTAGACAGCCTGGAAAAGCAGGAAGCTGAGATCGAAGGTCGTCCCTATGCCCTTGCAAACCCCCAGCTTAAAGACTACCCGCTTATTGGCGAGTTCAGGGGCAAAGATGATCCGGAGAAAGTCATTGATATCGGCCCCCAGCTGGTCCTGAAAGCCGGCACAACCGGTCAGGCACCGGCAGCAAACGCAGCTGAAGCAGACAGCCTCCAGGAAAAAACCGGTGTCCCTGTGATCTCTTTCCCTTACGGCTCATTGAATAATGATGAACGTAAAGCCGAAATGTACAGCTCACTCCGGATAATGGGTGAGGCAGTGGGCAAAGAGGAAAGAGCAGAAGAGGTAATTGCTTATATCGATGCTACCATGGAGGATCTGGAAAAGAGGACTGCAGACATTCCGGAGTCTGAAAGAAAGAATGTTTATGTAGGAGGGGTCAGCAGTGCAGGCGCCCACGGGATAATCTCCACAGAGCCGGCTTATGCTCCATTCCTCTGGGTGAATGCAAATAACGTTGCAGCCGGAATGGGTGCAGACCACGCTGACATTGCCAAAGAGGCTCTTGTCGACTGGGATCCGGAATACATCTTTATCGACACAGGCACTCTCCAGCTCGGGAACGAAGGAGCCATCGGAGAACTCAAGACTGACTCGTCTCTTACCGGACTTTCAGCCGTTAAAAACGGCAATGTTTACGGAGTAATTCCTTACAATTTCTACAGCACTAACTATGAATCAGTGCTTGCAAACGCTTACTTTGTAGGGAAGGTGCTCTATCCGGACCGTTTCGAGGATATCGACCCTGAAGCCAAAGCCGACGAAATATACACATTCTTCGTTGGAAAACCTGTGTTCTCTGACCTTAACGGACAGTACAACGACACCGGCTTCAAGCAGATTCCGCTATAA
- a CDS encoding FecCD family ABC transporter permease produces the protein MHFADGAVPEDYLVYVRRKFFWIMGGLLLLFIMLIYSISVGAVTIPPYEVLQTLMGQSVSTKWDSIIWNIRLPQALAAIVAGAGLSVAGVVMQSILRNPLGSPFTLGISNAGAFGAAVSVIILGTGKMQSTAADAVIINNPYMTTIVAFIFCLLATGIILLISRIRAASPEVMVLAGVALSSLFTAGTMFLQYFADDTQLAAVVFWTFGDVGRANWLEFKIMAVVVLLSTLFFMINRWDYNAIDAGDETAKGLGVNVERVRMVGMIVAALVSAVIVSFLGVIGFVGLICPHMVRRLIGDDQRYLIPGSTLLGGILLLASDTAARIIISPYVLPVSILTAFMGAPTFIYLLLRGYRR, from the coding sequence GTGCATTTTGCCGACGGAGCAGTTCCAGAAGATTACCTCGTATATGTGCGAAGAAAATTCTTCTGGATTATGGGGGGGCTCCTGCTCCTATTTATTATGCTCATATACTCAATCTCTGTAGGAGCAGTAACAATACCTCCTTATGAGGTCCTGCAAACCCTGATGGGGCAGAGTGTCTCTACAAAATGGGACTCAATAATCTGGAATATACGCCTCCCTCAAGCCCTTGCTGCAATAGTGGCCGGAGCCGGTCTCTCAGTTGCGGGAGTCGTAATGCAATCTATCCTGCGCAATCCACTCGGGTCTCCTTTCACCCTTGGAATCTCCAATGCAGGAGCATTCGGAGCTGCAGTTTCGGTAATTATCCTTGGCACAGGAAAAATGCAATCAACCGCTGCAGACGCTGTCATAATTAACAACCCTTACATGACCACGATTGTGGCTTTTATTTTCTGTCTCCTCGCTACCGGGATAATCCTGCTTATCTCCAGGATACGGGCAGCTTCACCCGAAGTGATGGTGCTTGCAGGAGTGGCTCTTTCTTCCCTCTTTACCGCAGGAACGATGTTCCTTCAGTACTTTGCTGACGATACCCAGCTCGCAGCAGTTGTGTTCTGGACCTTTGGCGATGTTGGAAGAGCAAACTGGCTGGAATTTAAGATTATGGCAGTTGTTGTCCTGCTTTCAACTCTGTTCTTTATGATCAACCGCTGGGACTACAATGCCATAGACGCAGGAGACGAGACCGCGAAAGGTCTTGGAGTCAACGTGGAAAGAGTCAGGATGGTAGGCATGATTGTTGCAGCTCTAGTATCTGCCGTTATTGTTTCTTTCCTTGGAGTAATCGGATTTGTAGGACTGATCTGCCCTCATATGGTAAGGAGACTCATAGGGGATGACCAGAGATACCTCATCCCGGGTTCAACTCTGCTTGGTGGAATTCTTCTCCTGGCATCTGACACGGCAGCCAGGATCATAATATCACCATATGTGCTTCCTGTCTCCATACTTACTGCTTTCATGGGAGCACCGACTTTCATTTACCTGCTTCTCAGGGGGTATAGACGATGA
- a CDS encoding ABC transporter ATP-binding protein, with the protein MILSVEELQFLYRNRKILHEIAFTIDEGEVVAILGPNGVGKTTLLKCLNRILHPKGGAVHIDGENLFNLGTMEIARLIGYVPQRVETGRLTAFDAVLLGRRPHIRWDVTEKDLKIVDSVFKLLSMENLRLSYIDEMSGGELQKVAIARSLVQEPKVLLLDEPTSSLDLKNQVEILATIRQIVLDHKIAAVMTMHDLNQALRYADRFILLKGGKVHALGGVEVITPQVIEEVYGLPVIIGEISGMRCVVPGSPAWDCSTDCSTDCVAGKL; encoded by the coding sequence ATGATTCTATCTGTAGAAGAACTTCAGTTTTTGTATCGTAACCGTAAGATCCTGCATGAGATTGCCTTTACAATCGATGAAGGAGAAGTTGTAGCAATTCTGGGCCCCAACGGGGTTGGCAAGACTACCCTGTTGAAATGCCTTAACAGGATTCTGCACCCGAAAGGAGGAGCAGTCCATATAGATGGAGAAAACCTGTTCAACCTCGGGACTATGGAGATCGCACGCCTGATAGGTTATGTCCCCCAGCGTGTGGAAACGGGAAGACTGACAGCTTTTGATGCGGTCCTTCTGGGACGCCGACCCCACATCAGATGGGACGTGACAGAAAAAGACCTGAAGATTGTTGACTCGGTCTTCAAGCTTCTCTCAATGGAAAACCTGCGCCTTTCATATATCGATGAGATGAGCGGAGGAGAACTCCAGAAGGTGGCAATAGCGCGTTCCCTTGTTCAGGAGCCGAAAGTCCTTCTCCTTGACGAGCCGACAAGCAGTCTCGATTTGAAGAACCAGGTAGAAATCCTTGCTACTATCAGGCAGATAGTTCTTGACCATAAGATTGCAGCTGTAATGACCATGCACGACCTCAACCAGGCTCTAAGGTATGCAGACCGTTTTATCCTCCTTAAAGGAGGGAAGGTCCACGCACTGGGAGGGGTGGAAGTGATCACTCCCCAGGTAATCGAAGAAGTATACGGCCTGCCCGTTATCATAGGGGAAATCTCAGGCATGAGATGCGTGGTTCCGGGAAGTCCGGCGTGGGACTGCAGCACAGACTGCAGCACGGACTGCGTTGCAGGTAAATTATAA
- a CDS encoding 30S ribosomal protein S15, whose product MAKMHTKRKGKSSSTRPNRTEPPEWCKIGADEVTTITLDLWKQGVSTSEIGMILRDRYGVPDAKLVTGKKITTILKENNVAPNLPEDLTNLIVKALGLRKHLSTNKKDVHNKRALNLTESKIRRLVKYYKQEKVLPRDWFYKPETAEMMITR is encoded by the coding sequence ATGGCAAAAATGCATACCAAAAGAAAAGGCAAATCCTCTTCCACCAGGCCTAACAGGACTGAACCGCCTGAGTGGTGCAAGATTGGAGCAGACGAAGTAACCACAATCACTCTTGACCTCTGGAAACAGGGAGTCTCCACATCCGAAATTGGAATGATTCTGAGGGACCGCTACGGTGTCCCGGATGCCAAGCTCGTCACAGGCAAGAAGATCACAACAATTCTCAAGGAAAACAATGTTGCTCCTAACCTTCCAGAAGACCTTACCAACCTTATTGTAAAGGCTCTGGGACTGAGAAAACACCTTTCTACTAACAAGAAAGATGTCCACAACAAGCGCGCCCTCAACCTGACCGAATCCAAAATCAGAAGGCTTGTTAAATACTACAAGCAGGAAAAGGTACTTCCGAGGGACTGGTTCTACAAGCCTGAAACCGCAGAAATGATGATTACCAGATAA
- the hisS gene encoding histidine--tRNA ligase: MSVNRPRGTRDFLPADTARRRYVESVMRNVVLNWGYSEIITPTFEHLDLFTLKSGEGIIGELYNFTDKGGREMTLRPELTAPVMRFYVNELQPFPKPLKLFYFENCFRYERPQKGRFREFWQFGVELIGSGKSDSDAEVIALASALLKAVGIKGDMKLGNLAVIRTLLKGLEPEIVSNVMRLVDKKEYAGLEALLDEIGAEEQLKSDLFRLIHLQGRYILPEVKGIVGNIPELVSFEKTLKLLDAYGVDYSLDFGIARGLDYYTGMVFEVYAEGLGAQKQVCGGGSYQLIQLFGGGDVPSTGFGIGFDRIMEICPLVPPAQKSLVVVSKPDTHLEAVKVATELRNYLPVQIDLMERNFKAQLSYANTINADYVIIVGEKELEAGKLTLRDMVSGEQELLTLEEIIEKISGQ; this comes from the coding sequence ATGTCAGTCAACAGGCCAAGAGGGACCCGGGATTTTTTACCCGCAGATACTGCCCGGAGAAGGTACGTGGAAAGCGTTATGCGAAATGTTGTCCTCAATTGGGGCTACAGTGAAATCATTACGCCCACGTTTGAACATCTGGACCTTTTTACCCTTAAGTCCGGGGAAGGAATTATAGGGGAGCTCTATAACTTCACGGATAAAGGGGGAAGGGAAATGACCCTCAGGCCGGAGCTTACGGCTCCTGTGATGAGGTTTTACGTTAATGAACTCCAGCCTTTCCCCAAACCTCTTAAACTGTTCTACTTCGAGAATTGTTTCCGCTACGAACGCCCCCAGAAAGGACGCTTCAGAGAGTTCTGGCAGTTCGGGGTCGAACTCATAGGGAGCGGGAAATCCGACTCCGATGCCGAGGTTATTGCCCTTGCCAGTGCTCTTCTGAAAGCAGTGGGCATAAAGGGGGACATGAAGCTCGGAAACCTTGCAGTGATCCGCACGCTTTTGAAAGGGCTTGAACCCGAGATCGTAAGCAATGTCATGAGGCTTGTGGACAAGAAAGAGTATGCAGGTCTTGAAGCTCTGCTTGATGAGATAGGGGCAGAAGAACAGTTGAAGTCCGACCTCTTCCGCCTTATACACCTCCAAGGCAGGTACATCCTCCCTGAAGTAAAAGGAATAGTCGGAAACATTCCTGAGCTCGTGAGCTTTGAGAAGACCCTCAAGCTTCTTGATGCATACGGAGTCGATTACTCTCTTGACTTTGGAATTGCCCGCGGGCTTGATTATTATACAGGCATGGTTTTTGAAGTCTACGCTGAGGGCCTCGGCGCCCAGAAGCAGGTCTGTGGAGGTGGCTCTTACCAGCTTATCCAGCTTTTTGGGGGCGGAGATGTGCCTTCTACAGGCTTCGGAATCGGCTTTGACAGGATAATGGAGATCTGCCCTCTCGTACCTCCTGCACAGAAAAGTCTTGTGGTGGTCTCAAAACCCGATACTCACCTGGAAGCTGTAAAAGTTGCGACAGAATTGAGGAACTACCTGCCAGTCCAGATAGACCTTATGGAGCGCAACTTTAAGGCACAGCTCTCCTATGCAAACACCATCAATGCTGACTATGTGATAATTGTAGGGGAAAAAGAACTTGAAGCTGGAAAACTGACCCTCAGGGATATGGTTTCCGGAGAACAGGAGCTTTTGACGCTGGAAGAGATTATTGAGAAAATTTCAGGGCAATAA